The following coding sequences lie in one uncultured Mailhella sp. genomic window:
- the xseB gene encoding exodeoxyribonuclease VII small subunit, translating into MKKKEPTFEERLARLQAIVTTLEAGNSPLEESVALYKEGLAHAAACREQLEKARHDIRLCTEAGAEPFDAGSQEDDE; encoded by the coding sequence CTTTGAAGAACGTCTGGCGCGTCTTCAGGCCATTGTGACCACGCTGGAAGCGGGCAACAGTCCGCTGGAGGAGAGCGTGGCCCTGTACAAGGAAGGACTCGCCCATGCCGCCGCCTGCCGCGAACAGCTCGAAAAAGCCCGGCACGACATACGCCTCTGCACCGAAGCGGGCGCCGAGCCCTTCGACGCCGGCAGTCAGGAAGACGACGAATAA